The Breoghania sp. genome has a segment encoding these proteins:
- a CDS encoding integration host factor subunit beta produces the protein MIKSELVQRIAEQNPHLYQRDVENIVNAILDEIISALKGGDRVELRGFGAFSVKNRPARIGRNPRTGQKVEVTEKYVPFFKTGKEMRERLNGGKDLGADDDDD, from the coding sequence ATGATAAAATCCGAACTGGTTCAGCGCATCGCAGAGCAGAACCCACATCTTTATCAACGCGACGTCGAAAACATCGTCAATGCCATCCTGGACGAGATCATTTCCGCGCTGAAAGGCGGGGACAGGGTGGAGCTGCGTGGCTTCGGCGCATTCTCGGTCAAGAACCGTCCAGCCCGCATCGGTCGCAATCCGCGCACCGGCCAGAAGGTCGAGGTCACGGAGAAGTACGTTCCCTTCTTCAAGACCGGCAAGGAAATGCGCGAGCGTCTCAACGGCGGCAAGGATCTGGGCGCGGACGACGACGACGATTGA